Proteins encoded by one window of Superficieibacter sp. HKU1:
- a CDS encoding helix-turn-helix domain-containing protein, giving the protein MTTLLNNLNLPDSRESELAQRGQRELAAYISTKLETHHISIVTDDKKNHSIELPTSALTMLMDILGELAAGNAVQVVPVHAELTTQEAANMLNVSRPHLVKLLEEGKLPFHKTGRHRRVLFADLMEYKKRRENDSLEAMQALSDQAQDLGMY; this is encoded by the coding sequence ATGACAACGCTCTTGAACAACCTAAACCTGCCGGACAGTCGGGAAAGTGAACTGGCACAGCGTGGACAACGGGAGCTGGCGGCATATATTTCAACCAAACTTGAAACCCACCATATTTCTATTGTCACTGACGATAAGAAAAACCATAGCATCGAGCTGCCGACAAGCGCGCTCACTATGCTGATGGATATTCTGGGGGAGCTGGCTGCCGGTAATGCGGTGCAGGTCGTTCCGGTACATGCTGAGCTCACTACCCAGGAGGCGGCAAATATGCTTAACGTTTCGCGCCCTCATCTGGTCAAGTTACTGGAAGAAGGCAAGCTGCCTTTTCACAAAACGGGTCGACATCGTAGGGTTTTATTCGCTGATTTAATGGAATATAAAAAGCGCCGTGAGAATGACAGCCTGGAAGCTATGCAGGCTCTGTCCGATCAAGCGCAGGACTTAGGGATGTATTAA